The Methylomonas koyamae genome has a segment encoding these proteins:
- a CDS encoding leucyl aminopeptidase, producing MDYSIESSPLDKLQSDCLLLGIYENQQLTPAAAALDAANGGLIGKLIARGDIKGKNAETLLVNNLPEGNIVRIVLVGFGERGKVSRKQYRKALAAAVKTVKDSKVQTASSALLDIDVDGADSQWKARQIVEVFNDGLYQYSATKKVDDKIPLQQLRIVANDSQKAAAETGLQQGVAIALGVELAKQLADLPGNICTPTYLAKQALALAGQHELLSCEILEESDMEALGMGSFLSVTRGSRQPAKLICLEYRGGDKNAKPIVLVGKGLTFDAGGISLKPGQGMDEMKYDMCGGASVLGIVRATSLLNLKLNIVGLVPASENLPDGAANKPGDIWTSMSGKTIEILNTDAEGRLILCDTLTYAKKYNPDVIIDMATLTGACIVALGRVPSGLFGNDDKLCNELIGASETACDLLWRMPIWEEYQEQLKSNFADLANIGGPDGGSITAAVFLSKFAEEYRWAHIDIAGTAWRTGANKGATGRPVPLVTQYLLNRASA from the coding sequence ATGGACTATTCTATAGAAAGCTCCCCCTTAGACAAACTGCAAAGCGATTGCCTGCTGCTGGGTATTTACGAGAACCAACAACTGACCCCGGCTGCCGCGGCCTTGGATGCGGCGAACGGGGGCCTGATCGGTAAGCTGATCGCCCGCGGCGACATTAAGGGCAAGAACGCGGAAACCCTGCTGGTCAACAACCTGCCCGAAGGCAATATCGTTCGTATCGTCCTGGTCGGCTTCGGCGAACGCGGCAAAGTCAGCCGTAAACAATACCGCAAGGCGCTGGCCGCGGCGGTCAAAACCGTCAAGGACAGCAAAGTGCAAACTGCGAGCAGCGCACTGCTGGACATCGACGTCGATGGTGCAGACAGCCAATGGAAAGCCCGACAAATCGTCGAAGTGTTCAACGACGGCCTGTACCAATACAGCGCGACCAAAAAAGTCGACGACAAAATTCCGCTGCAACAGCTCCGCATCGTCGCTAACGACAGCCAAAAGGCGGCGGCCGAAACCGGTCTGCAACAGGGGGTCGCAATCGCGTTGGGCGTCGAATTGGCTAAACAACTGGCCGACCTCCCCGGCAATATTTGCACGCCGACCTACCTTGCCAAACAAGCGCTGGCACTGGCCGGCCAACACGAGTTGTTGAGCTGCGAAATCCTGGAAGAAAGCGACATGGAAGCGCTGGGCATGGGCTCGTTTCTGTCGGTAACCCGCGGCAGCCGCCAGCCGGCCAAATTGATCTGCCTGGAATACCGGGGCGGCGACAAAAACGCCAAACCCATCGTGCTGGTCGGCAAAGGCCTGACCTTCGACGCTGGCGGCATTTCGTTGAAACCCGGTCAAGGCATGGACGAAATGAAGTACGACATGTGCGGCGGCGCCAGCGTGCTAGGCATCGTCCGCGCCACCAGCCTTTTGAATTTGAAACTGAACATCGTCGGCTTGGTGCCGGCTTCGGAAAACCTGCCGGACGGCGCCGCCAACAAACCGGGCGATATCTGGACCAGCATGTCCGGCAAGACTATCGAAATCTTGAACACCGACGCCGAAGGCCGCCTGATCCTGTGCGACACGCTGACCTATGCCAAAAAATACAACCCGGACGTCATCATCGACATGGCGACCTTGACCGGTGCCTGCATCGTCGCTTTGGGCCGGGTGCCGAGCGGCTTGTTCGGTAACGACGACAAACTCTGCAACGAATTGATCGGGGCCAGCGAAACCGCCTGCGACTTGCTGTGGCGGATGCCGATCTGGGAAGAATACCAGGAGCAACTGAAATCCAATTTCGCCGATCTGGCCAACATCGGCGGCCCGGACGGCGGCAGTATCACCGCGGCGGTATTCCTGTCCAAATTCGCCGAGGAATACCGTTGGGCGCACATCGACATCGCCGGCACCGCCTGGCGCACCGGCGCCAACAAGGGCGCTACCGGCCGGCCGGTGCCGTTAGTTACCCAGTATTTGTTGAATCGGGCATCGGCTTAA
- a CDS encoding DNA polymerase III subunit chi, with protein sequence MTETSHSPSVPEVSFYVLGSHDQQQRLEFACKLVEKIYRTGFFCYVLAESAEQAGQIDKALWTFRAGSFVPHQIYQGLLPQYPGTILIGDSDIPEAWRGVIVNLSSTFPPAEPPTERILEILDNSEQSKQAGRQRYRHYQQLGLSINTHKM encoded by the coding sequence ATGACCGAAACCAGTCATTCGCCATCCGTCCCGGAAGTCAGCTTCTACGTGCTCGGCAGCCACGATCAGCAGCAGCGCCTGGAATTCGCCTGCAAATTGGTCGAGAAAATCTACCGCACCGGTTTTTTCTGTTACGTGTTGGCCGAATCGGCCGAACAGGCCGGGCAAATCGACAAAGCCTTGTGGACCTTCCGCGCCGGCAGCTTCGTCCCCCACCAAATTTACCAAGGCTTACTGCCGCAATATCCCGGCACGATATTGATCGGCGACAGCGACATTCCTGAGGCCTGGCGCGGCGTCATCGTCAACCTGTCCTCGACGTTCCCGCCCGCCGAACCGCCGACCGAACGGATTCTGGAAATATTGGACAACAGCGAACAATCCAAACAAGCCGGCCGTCAGCGCTACCGGCATTACCAGCAGTTGGGTTTATCGATCAATACCCACAAAATGTAA
- a CDS encoding methylthioribulose 1-phosphate dehydratase: MTLKSDEFYLKAEQLIAAGRFIDSKGWVPATSGNFSARLADGNIAITVSGRHKGRLQTDDIMLIDPQGRSLDGKKPSAETLLHTSIYRRYPDVQAVLHPHSVNATLTARLFQNEIVLEDYELLKALPGIDTHESRIVVPIFSNDQDIPRLAAEVEHYLDAHGDIHGYIIAGHGFYTWGASVDDALRHLEALEFLFDIEIRLHGVKRL; this comes from the coding sequence ATGACCTTGAAAAGCGACGAGTTCTACCTGAAGGCCGAACAATTGATCGCGGCCGGCCGCTTTATCGACAGCAAAGGCTGGGTGCCTGCCACCAGCGGCAACTTTTCGGCGCGTTTGGCGGACGGCAATATTGCGATCACGGTATCAGGCCGGCATAAAGGCCGTTTGCAAACCGACGACATCATGCTGATCGACCCTCAAGGCCGCTCCCTCGACGGCAAGAAGCCGTCGGCGGAGACCTTGCTGCATACCTCGATTTACCGACGTTACCCGGATGTCCAGGCCGTATTGCACCCGCATTCGGTGAATGCCACCTTGACTGCCCGGCTGTTTCAAAACGAAATCGTGCTGGAAGATTACGAGCTGCTGAAGGCATTGCCCGGCATCGATACCCACGAAAGCCGCATCGTCGTACCAATCTTCAGCAACGATCAGGATATTCCGCGTCTGGCGGCCGAGGTCGAGCACTATTTGGACGCACACGGCGACATTCACGGCTACATTATCGCCGGCCACGGTTTTTACACTTGGGGCGCTTCGGTGGACGATGCCTTACGCCATCTGGAAGCCCTGGAGTTTTTATTCGATATCGAAATTCGTCTGCACGGAGTGAAACGATTATGA
- a CDS encoding 1,2-dihydroxy-3-keto-5-methylthiopentene dioxygenase, translating to MSALTTYPADQPGQGQTWHDFDAISSQLNGLGVQFERWQADCAFTTDDDADAVLAAYQSSIDKLKQQYGFQSVDVISLNAEHPNKDALRQKFLSEHIHSDFEVRFFVEGRGLFYLHVGDQVHAVLCEQGDLISVPANTKHWFDMGENPAFKCIRLFTTEDGWVADFTGDKIADSFPTLDQYLANL from the coding sequence ATGAGCGCATTGACTACCTACCCCGCCGACCAACCAGGCCAAGGCCAAACCTGGCACGACTTTGATGCGATCTCCAGCCAATTAAACGGCCTGGGCGTGCAATTCGAACGCTGGCAAGCCGATTGCGCGTTTACGACTGACGACGATGCCGACGCGGTGCTGGCGGCTTACCAAAGTTCGATAGACAAATTGAAACAGCAATACGGTTTTCAGTCGGTCGACGTGATCAGCCTGAACGCCGAGCATCCCAACAAGGATGCATTGCGGCAGAAGTTTTTGTCCGAGCATATTCACAGCGACTTCGAAGTGCGTTTTTTTGTGGAAGGTAGAGGATTGTTTTACCTGCATGTCGGCGATCAAGTGCACGCGGTATTGTGCGAACAAGGCGATTTGATCAGCGTTCCGGCCAATACCAAGCATTGGTTCGACATGGGCGAAAACCCGGCTTTCAAATGCATCCGCCTGTTCACGACCGAAGACGGCTGGGTGGCGGATTTTACCGGCGACAAGATCGCCGATAGCTTCCCGACTCTGGACCAATACCTCGCGAACTTATGA
- the mtnC gene encoding acireductone synthase yields MIEAIVTDIEGTTSSLSFVKDVLFPYARAHLPDFVAEHCADPEVQALLDDANRLAGGQLDQAALIEQFIAWIDADQKITPLKSLQGLIWLDGYRNGDFTGHVYADAVRNLRAWHQRGLKLYVYSSGSVQAQKLLFGHSDFGDLTPLFSGYFDTRIGGKRETDSYRKIAEELGLPGAQILFLSDIREELDAARAAGFATRWLVREQQAADAGAEHLQAADFDAIRF; encoded by the coding sequence ATGATCGAAGCCATCGTTACCGACATTGAGGGCACTACGTCGTCGTTGTCGTTCGTCAAGGACGTGCTGTTCCCTTACGCCCGCGCCCACCTGCCCGACTTCGTCGCCGAGCACTGCGCCGATCCTGAGGTACAAGCCTTATTGGACGATGCCAACCGGCTGGCGGGCGGCCAACTCGATCAAGCGGCATTGATCGAACAATTCATTGCTTGGATCGATGCCGACCAGAAAATCACGCCGCTTAAATCCCTGCAAGGCTTAATCTGGCTGGACGGTTACCGCAACGGCGATTTTACCGGCCACGTCTACGCAGATGCGGTCCGCAATTTGCGCGCGTGGCATCAGCGCGGATTGAAGCTCTACGTTTATTCGTCCGGCTCGGTGCAGGCGCAGAAATTATTGTTCGGTCACAGCGACTTCGGCGATCTGACGCCGCTGTTCTCCGGTTATTTCGATACCCGCATCGGCGGCAAGCGCGAAACCGATTCTTATCGAAAAATAGCCGAGGAACTCGGTTTGCCTGGTGCGCAGATCCTGTTTTTGTCCGACATTCGTGAAGAACTGGATGCGGCGCGGGCGGCCGGCTTTGCTACCCGCTGGCTGGTGCGGGAACAGCAGGCGGCGGATGCCGGCGCCGAACATCTCCAAGCGGCCGATTTCGATGCGATACGGTTTTAA
- the rimK gene encoding 30S ribosomal protein S6--L-glutamate ligase has protein sequence MKIAILSRDPALYSSVRLMEAAKARGHDARIFDPTHCYMNITSMKPSIHYMGEDLLGYDAVIPRIGASITFYGTAVLRQFEVMGVYTLNKSAAISRSRDKMASSQLLARKGIDLPITAFAHNPDNIEDLIAEVGGAPLVIKLVEGSQGIGVVLAETHNAAHSVIQAFMGLNANIMVQEFVQEAAGSDIRCFVIGDKVVAAMKRQGREGEFRSNLHRGGTATLIRLAPAERAAAVQAAKIMGLDVCGVDLLRSKRGPLVMEVNSSPGLEGIEKTSGKDIAGLMIEHIEKNAGKVKSA, from the coding sequence ATGAAAATCGCCATCCTATCGCGCGACCCGGCGCTGTATTCCAGCGTGCGGCTTATGGAGGCCGCCAAAGCGCGCGGCCATGACGCGCGCATCTTCGATCCGACCCATTGCTACATGAACATCACCTCGATGAAGCCGTCGATCCATTACATGGGCGAGGATTTGTTGGGTTACGACGCGGTGATTCCGCGCATCGGCGCGTCGATTACCTTTTACGGCACGGCGGTGCTGCGCCAATTCGAAGTGATGGGCGTCTACACCCTGAACAAGTCGGCGGCAATCAGCCGATCCCGCGACAAAATGGCCTCCAGCCAACTGCTGGCCCGCAAAGGCATCGATTTACCGATCACCGCGTTTGCCCATAATCCGGACAATATCGAGGATTTGATCGCCGAAGTCGGCGGCGCGCCGTTGGTGATCAAACTGGTGGAGGGCTCGCAAGGCATCGGCGTGGTGCTGGCGGAAACCCATAACGCTGCCCACAGCGTGATTCAGGCCTTCATGGGCCTGAACGCCAACATCATGGTGCAGGAGTTCGTTCAAGAGGCGGCCGGCAGCGACATTCGCTGTTTCGTGATCGGCGACAAAGTAGTGGCGGCGATGAAGCGCCAAGGCCGCGAAGGCGAATTCCGCTCCAATCTGCATCGCGGCGGTACTGCGACGCTGATCAGACTGGCGCCGGCCGAGCGCGCCGCGGCGGTTCAAGCGGCAAAAATCATGGGCTTGGACGTGTGCGGCGTGGATTTGCTGCGTTCCAAACGCGGACCGTTGGTGATGGAAGTCAATTCCTCACCCGGCCTGGAGGGAATCGAAAAGACCAGCGGCAAGGACATTGCCGGTTTGATGATCGAACACATCGAAAAAAACGCCGGAAAGGTCAAGTCTGCATAA
- a CDS encoding ExbD/TolR family protein translates to MGFKTNSEDDEAVSEINVTPLVDVMLVLVIILLVTAPLLTQSVNVALPKTASTTPDTEKQPMQLGIDAQGAVTLNKNPIADLVALDTTLKSELAANPELIIHIYADQGVNYGKVAEVMATVQHAGISKLAFVTLEQ, encoded by the coding sequence ATGGGATTTAAAACGAATTCGGAAGACGACGAGGCGGTCAGCGAGATAAACGTCACGCCGCTGGTCGACGTGATGCTGGTGCTGGTCATCATTCTGTTGGTAACGGCGCCTTTACTAACCCAATCCGTGAACGTGGCGCTGCCGAAAACGGCCTCAACCACGCCTGATACCGAAAAACAGCCGATGCAATTGGGTATCGACGCCCAGGGCGCCGTGACGTTGAACAAGAATCCGATCGCCGATCTGGTGGCGCTGGACACCACGCTGAAAAGCGAACTGGCCGCCAACCCCGAGCTGATCATCCATATCTACGCCGACCAAGGCGTCAACTACGGCAAAGTGGCGGAAGTCATGGCAACCGTGCAACACGCCGGCATCTCGAAACTGGCTTTCGTCACGCTGGAGCAATAG